Proteins encoded in a region of the Sulfurimonas marina genome:
- the secG gene encoding preprotein translocase subunit SecG codes for MTTSLLLIVQIVLVIILTIAVLLQKSSSIGLGAYSGSNESVFGAKGPNSFLAKTTFLIGFLFVVNTIALGYMYSKASESSVVDEIVENTAVTAPAVKVETNTTK; via the coding sequence ATGACAACCAGTCTTTTACTTATCGTACAAATTGTTTTAGTGATTATCTTAACTATTGCAGTTTTATTACAAAAAAGCTCAAGCATAGGTCTTGGTGCATATAGCGGTTCAAACGAGTCTGTTTTTGGTGCAAAAGGTCCAAACAGTTTCTTGGCAAAAACAACTTTTCTTATCGGTTTTTTATTTGTTGTAAACACGATCGCTTTGGGTTACATGTATTCAAAAGCTTCAGAGTCTTCAGTAGTTGATGAGATAGTTGAAAACACTGCGGTAACTGCACCGGCAGTAAAAGTTGAAACAAACACTACAAAATAA
- the frr gene encoding ribosome recycling factor: MVNEIFDTCEQKMKASIEHMLKEFKTLRTGKVNTAVLDNVKVDYYGTPTPLDQVGSVIATDATTIVVNPWEKNLLGDIETAIAAANIGVNPNNDGDQIKLFFPPMTVDQRQETVKQMKGMGEKAKVSVRNDRRDANDKVKKLEKDKEITQDDSKSAQDNIQKLTDKYIAEIDNILKDKEAEILKV, encoded by the coding sequence ATGGTAAACGAAATTTTTGACACTTGTGAACAAAAAATGAAAGCTAGCATAGAGCATATGCTAAAAGAGTTTAAAACACTAAGAACAGGTAAAGTAAACACTGCTGTTTTAGATAATGTAAAAGTGGACTATTACGGTACTCCGACTCCACTTGATCAAGTTGGTTCAGTGATCGCAACTGATGCAACTACTATCGTAGTTAACCCTTGGGAGAAAAACCTTTTAGGTGATATTGAAACTGCAATTGCTGCTGCAAATATCGGTGTAAACCCAAACAATGACGGTGACCAAATTAAACTTTTCTTCCCTCCAATGACAGTTGATCAAAGACAAGAGACTGTTAAACAGATGAAAGGTATGGGTGAAAAAGCGAAAGTTTCAGTAAGAAACGACAGACGTGATGCTAACGATAAAGTAAAAAAACTTGAAAAAGATAAAGAGATCACACAAGATGATTCTAAATCTGCTCAAGACAATATTCAAAAACTAACAGACAAATATATTGCAGAGATCGACAATATTTTAAAAGATAAAGAAGCAGAAATACTAAAAGTTTAA